A DNA window from Rossellomorea marisflavi contains the following coding sequences:
- a CDS encoding ATP-binding protein has protein sequence MCISVSDTGVGMTKSQKRRLGEPYFSTKDSGTGLGLLISYRIIEAMNGKVSVTSSPGHGSEFRITFPTAD, from the coding sequence GTGTGCATAAGCGTCTCCGATACAGGCGTGGGCATGACGAAATCTCAGAAACGAAGACTGGGTGAACCCTACTTCTCCACAAAAGATTCAGGCACCGGACTCGGTCTCCTCATTTCATATCGGATCATTGAAGCCATGAACGGGAAGGTCAGTGTCACCAGTTCGCCAGGACACGGATCGGAATTCAGGATCACGTTTCCGACAGCAGACTAA
- a CDS encoding HAD-IA family hydrolase gives MYQHIMWDFDGTLFDTYPIMADSFRVTLEKNGISEPLEEIMGLMRISMSTAIHHYQELHRFDEAFLSDYHEERKSRELDAKPFEGIARLCGQIHKTGRHNYLYTHRGESAVTMLKTFGLAEFFTDFITEEHGFERKPSPDAILHLLSKHAFAPEKAIMIGDRDLDIMAGKNAGIDACLYTDKPISDSQADYIIHDIQELRPILDIRD, from the coding sequence ATGTACCAACATATCATGTGGGACTTTGACGGCACATTATTCGATACATATCCGATCATGGCCGATTCATTCAGGGTCACCTTAGAGAAAAACGGAATCAGCGAGCCGCTCGAAGAGATCATGGGTCTTATGCGCATCTCCATGTCTACGGCCATCCACCATTATCAGGAGCTTCACAGGTTTGATGAAGCCTTCCTGAGTGACTATCATGAAGAACGCAAATCAAGGGAACTTGATGCAAAGCCCTTCGAAGGGATTGCGCGCCTATGCGGGCAGATCCACAAAACCGGAAGACATAACTACCTTTACACCCACCGGGGTGAATCCGCTGTCACCATGCTGAAGACATTCGGTTTGGCTGAGTTCTTTACAGATTTCATCACCGAAGAACACGGATTCGAACGAAAGCCGAGTCCCGATGCCATCCTTCACCTTTTATCCAAGCATGCCTTCGCTCCTGAAAAAGCGATAATGATCGGCGACCGTGACCTTGATATCATGGCAGGAAAGAACGCAGGTATAGATGCCTGCCTGTATACAGACAAGCCCATATCCGACAGTCAAGCAGATTACATCATCCATGACATCCAAGAGCTTCGCCCCATCCTGGACATAAGAGACTGA